The sequence TTTGACTTGCATTTGGACAAATTGAATGGCAATTGGGCTCAACATTTACCCAACATAGATTATGCTGTTTTCTCTGATGGACATTGGTTTCTTCGGCCTAATTACCTCTATGAAAATGGCAAACTTATTGGATGTGTTTATTGTGGAGAAGTAGGGGTTCAAGATCTTGGCCCTGGTTATGCTATCCGAAGAGCATTCCAAGCTGCTTTCAAATATATAAACGAGTGCGTGGAATGCTCAGGTATAGAGGCGGATTCAGGTTTTAATCTTGAGGGTTTCATATGGAAATTATGATGTTTCATTTGAAAATACTAGGTTCAGTTGAACTCACTACTAAAAGCCTATACCGTCTTTTGATTAGGTATAGTTGTACTTTTGAGGACATTCTCGGCCGGGCAATTCGAGCAAGGAGCATGGAATGAAGGAGGATTTTGCAACAGAACGAGGCCATTTGCTAGAGATGAAGTTAAAATTGGTGATCAAGATTGGGAATTTAGGAGCAttcaagttgaagaaattgaaagagcaAGAAAAGGAGGTCAAAAAATTGGGAACATGTTTGAACTTATGGATGTGACAAGAGCTATGTTAATGAGACCAGATGGACATCCAGGAGCCTATTGGGGTAATAAATGGATGAAGGGCTATAGTGATTGTATCCATTGGTGCTTGCCAGGGCCCATTGATACATGGAATGAATTTTTATTGGAAATTCTCAGAAGAAGAATACAACTAACTTTCAATTCAAGTTCGTCAAGTGAATTAAATAGTCTCATTTTTTAGATTCAAAATTTGGTTCTTTGGATTGAGTTAGGGAGGACTTGTATCATGAGGAATGAAAGTACTGGCTTTCATCCTAAATGAGTAACAAGTGTAAATGATGTAATTGGAAATCAGAAAATTCATGTAACAAACTGAAAATAGTTTCATAAAGTGGCTTCACTGGAATGAAGCTAGTGAAGATAAGTACGTACAGTACAAGAAACCTTAATAAAAACTTACAAGTAAGAAGTAACCAACACACGAtttacttctattttattttgacaattacattGATGATCATGGAGGGATCATCTATTGCTTAGGAATACGGAAGTAGATTGGAATGGGATTTGGAGGTTCCGGAGAAGAGTCCCACACGGAGAATGCACTGTTGGAGTTCATCCATTTCTCGGTCATCCCTGGATAATGACGATCAAGTACATCTTTCAAGCTTTCAGTTGTATTCGCCCATTCAAGTCCTTTCTTTGTGTATGTCTCCTCGTTATAATTACTAGTGAAAAAACGATCTGCCTCTAACCTCCTGTAATTTCTTAAATCAACTTTCTATTAGTAATAATTCTATAACTTAGTCATACTACACATGAGAGTTGTGACCAACTAGTGGTAAAAATGTACTATGGCTCATAATCAATCTGTTCAAACTTTGCTTAGCTTGGACCAGATATGacaaaaatgaatcaaataatcAATCATAACTCAAATAGCACAGCATGAACCAACACactccttttattttttaattttgcctTATCTCGCTTAATTCTTTAAAATTCTTATAATTTTAAATCCTTGAATTTTGGTTCGTACATTATGTTATTTTCTTCTTGGGCTATTGGGGTTCGACAAGTTAAGTCAAGTCAATAAATGAATTGTCACTCGATTCacttaaacttgaactagttaaTTCAGCAAATTAAAACGAGTTACAAGTAAATAGATTGATTTTGTTAGTTTGAGTACGTACGAACCTTGAAGCCATGAGAAGGAATATGAAAAAGGCAGTTTCAGAGATGGCGAAACCCTTAAGTTTTTTCTCCGCTGCCATTCCCACTAGCAGATCCATTTCTTCTACATTATCACCATATACTTCACGAAGCGTTTTAATGGCTTCCTCATCATCTGTCAAATCTTCCCATTTGGAGATGGGAATTTGTAGCATTCTCCTGCGAAATTCATTGTACCTAGCAACATTTCTTTCTCTATCCCTATAAACTGCCATCCATCCAATTAATATACGATCAATATAACATAAGCCGCACGAAATTTATCAAActaaaaagaagggaaattgcAGTTATTGTGTAAAATTAAATGAACTTACTTTCAAGAGCCGCAAGGTCAACATGATCTGGCCTATCAGTTCCATCAACATCTTGGGCAATAAGATTCCTCATCCACACTGGATAATTCCAAAGCTCAAGAGCTCCACTAGCTTGATGGCCCATTGAAACCATTTGCTTAATAAACCCTACTTTTGATAAATGCTCCTCACCTTTGACCCTAATTAAATCTTCCATCGGAATCCTACAATTGCACGCATTAGGTAAAATTAGCTAATTCATTTTTTGGTACTACCCTTCAAGTTTGAATGGGGTGTATCATGATCAACGGCATGCCTACAGATTTGACCTAGCTAACATGTTAGAACAAAAATTACACATCACATTACACAGTTAATTGGTCTCATGGAGCAACTCAACAGGTAAAAGAGTTCAATTCAAACCCAAATATAAGTCCATAATTTTTTTGGATGATGACTTACTCATTAATCAGGGGGAGAGATTTGTTTGGTCCAGGTGCAGCATCTACATTCCTTAGTTGAAGTTTTTCGGGTAGGAGTTGATGCATTCGATAGACACTCGTAAATTCCTCGGTCAAGGAGTATGGAACTCCATAATTTTGAGGTTTCTTCATTCCCACAATGCCACCTAAAATGGAACCTCCAACGTGCCCAAATACATCCTTGAACCTTTTCCCTAGCAATCCATACCTGCGATATATGAATTAAATATTTAGCCATACACAAATTAAACTTAATTAATATAGTAtggcaaaataaaaataactagcTAGCTAGTGTATGAGAGTATTATTTACCAGTTTGCGCGCATTCCAGCAAGAAGGGTGTCTGTTTTGATAAGCTCGACAGTCCAATCTATGGTGTGAATTTTTGCAATGACAGCTGAAGTGACAAGTCTTGCATGACGATACAAGTCTTCATCCTCCAATTCTGGATATTCTTTCTAAAAATCAACACAAGTTATAAGAATATACTCAAAAAGTCCAAGATCTACAAGATAAACATACGTAATTTGTGATAGAGATCGATCAGCAActatagtttaggattaattaggACATGCATGATACTAAGCTTGCAATCGGTTAAGTAGTTTGATATTGTCTGGTTTAGGAAATATAATCCTCATGTTACTATATTTGCAATAGATTAGTTTGATATAGTTTATGATTAAGCTGTGTACAATCCAATGCTACAGTTAAGTAGATATAAGCTCCGTAGTACTGCTATATTTAAGGACTACTGTgtgcatgcatgtatatatacacattgaACTCTAATTATGTTAGTACCTTCAAGGTGTCACAAACAAGATTATGTTCATGAACAAAGAGAGCCTGCAGTGCCAAAAGTCCAGCCCAAGGGTTGCGAACATCACCAGAGATGATTTTCCCATTTGAGTCTTGTTCGAGGAGTCCATCAGCAGATAGCTTCAACTTTCCGTCTTTAAATGTTCTTACTTTCTTCAAAACATCTTCATCACTCCCATAAATAACACTTCCATCCCTTCATCAATCATGAATAAAGAAAACGAACCAATCACTTACGCATGCAATGTATATGTgagctaaagaaaataaaagtaaataaagaacatatatttatttcattcaGGCAAAAATGTAAAATTGCTGTCTGAAATCTTACCACCAAGGGGTACGCCTGTTCAAGTGACCGGTTTTGATTTCATAAAAGCCCGTAGAATTTTTCTTGGACTTGTAAAACTTAAAGGACTTGAGAGGGCACTCACTTGCAACTTCTTCAGGTGCCTTTAGCTCAATCTGTGCACAAAATTTACAGTACcgaaaaaaaaagaacattaaCGTACCACCTATATCTTGTTTTTTGGTGTTGATAGTTTACACCAGTTGCTCTTAGGTCATATATTACAAGTATAATTAACTGACTTGCTGAGTGTCTTCCAAATGATCGATccaatcatgaatcatgaattgTATCCACGCGACAGCTATCATGTTGAATTGTTTTCCTGTGTCAATGAACTTTTTACGGGCTAGCAGCTTCGTTGCCACTACCATTGGGTCTGGCTTCGTTAactgtattttcatttttttttttaaatcaaagaagaaaggaACATGTTAAATTAATTTCCAAACCATCAGTACTTAATGTATGCCATATTTGAATCAATTGTAATGcaaatatgtttttatgaatttctGATGTAAAAAATGAATTAACAGAAAAAATTGCTTCctgataaataattttataaatgacaacaagaactcaaaaatcaatatataatataaattaaaatagagataGGGTACAACAAATTACAAGTACAATactttgattttataattttttattttttttttgaaaaatgagttggaaaaaaaaaatataagtcaTGTTAATCAATATTGTGGAAATAACCTTTTTAATAGAAAGTGGTGGAATTGATAATAAACGATTGGAAAAAGTGCCAATAAGTTGTTCTTTGTTAAAGTATCTAAAACATATGCATCCttaatttttttgatgaattCAGTGTGTAGAGGTTGAGTGACAAGCACTTATAAGCTGCATGCAATGTTGCATTCCAAATTTATATCGAATGAGTTCAACTTTATTCTTAGTACTATATACTCATGCATGCATCATGATACATGGTACTATTCGATCTAGTTACTGATTCAGATGAACTCGTGACCCCTTATAAGTTGGGTATaacttttgattaatttttttggcTTATAAAAAACCACTGTAAGTGTTTATATCAAACGCACTAATAAGCTAGAAACTGCTTATAAGCAGCTAGCAAGTTTGATCAGCTTATAAACGTATAGTACCTCATTATTCTGATCAACAGGCATCATATTCctcccaaaaaatgaaaattcactGCCTGAAGCATCATTGAAGGGATCGTTGTATTTTCCATCAGCAGTTCTATAAGGGTAATCAGCTGGATTTGATCGGACGCCGGTAGGTGTTCTACCCACGTTGATCAAATTGTATTGCTGGTGAAGATGCCGACGAATTGCTAGATAAAATAGCCCCAAGAACACCGGTAGCCGGTGCCACATTTTCAGTGTATCAACGAAGTGAATCATCTGCATGCATGCATGTAACTTTAGTTATAATAAAATgtacgtaaaaaaaaaaaggtaattattaatttattgcaACTATGATGAATTACCGTAAATGAAATTTTGTCGATGAGTGTCATTCTTTCCACGGTAGCATGAAAATCTTTGTGAATGAAATTACGAAGATAAGATAGCAAGAGATTCTTGAGGGTTTCCAGAACAAAAGACATCTTGTTAATTTCCTACTGGAAATATCACTTAGCTTGTAATATGGGGGATCTTATCTATGCTTAATTTGGAGGAAataaatgcatttatatatacatttagACTCTAGTAGTATTGCAAAGATTTTTACAAATGACAATAGACACCAAGTGTCATGTACATTAACTTTGTGTTGTCAAATGCATGGATGGTTAAAGACACTTGTCTTTGCACTTGTCAGTTGTCATACCCTTGTCCCTTCCCCTGTAAATACCATGTGTCATGTACATAATTTTGGCAAAAAATTGGACAAATGCTTGCTGGAAGAAAGTCCAAAACAGACTTGTACAAAGGATGCAGCAAACAAATTCAGAACATGGCTGTTTCCTCGTCACAATGTCACTCTTATATATGGTCCTTCGCACAAAATTTCTTGTTTCATTCATCGCGGGCGGATATTTCAATTGCATTTGAATTAAATTAAGGGTATATTTTCATTacaaagtttttaatttttttatgtttgattgatCAAAATTCTTGAAAACTATTTTGTCTCTATGAAATTCTTCTTTTAAAATGAGGAAGTGACTTCTTTGAAACCACAAAAACAAGTTCCACAACTATCATTCCATAGTTTCATATTGATTGTAATCTCTCCACTTTCTAACACATTTCATTTTTATCTCTGCCCTAGTATAGCTATATCCTCACCACCTACCCCGTCTTTCATAGTATTTATCTAGATTAATATACATAAATGCGTTTAGGTAATATTCTTTACTTGCATACTCATTTGCGCGACTGAATTGTTCATCAGTAAGATGAGAGCGAAATTCCCTGTAAATTTCAGAATCTCTGTGTCACGGCCCAAATTCGAGACCGTGATGGTACCTATCCCATCCTCCGTGATTGGTTAGCCAAATACCCAATTTCAAGAACAACATCCAAACTCACATAAGCGGAACATAACCAATTCCGAATAATCTCATAAGTAGATTAATAGACTAGAAAAATTAAATCATAGCTAATCCCAGGTCTGTAAGTCACTAATACAAGCCACTAAATACAGAGCCAAAAGAAAATTAGAGTTTTTCAAAATGCAGAAAATGAATAAGGGCAAAGCTGAAGGAGATTTCACTAGTCTCTAAAGCCAGTAGCATCTACCTCGAATCTCCAATGACACTAGCAAAGAAGGAACCACACAAATCAATATCCGGAGGTCGTCAGATCTGTGCCTGCATGTAGGGTGCAGAAAAAGTAAGAGTGAGTACGAAACCACGTGTACTCAGCAAGCATCGTCGACCAAccctaattcaaagtggtgaCGAGTGACACCACGTAAATTATCTAAAAACATACATACAACCTGCACTCAAGAAAATCACCTTAATCTAACTGAATAGTCAAGTTTAACAGTCATAATGATATCATAACACAATCCTAGAATTTCTCAATCTAGTGAAATAAATAACACATATATAATAAGTACAAGGTCAACAAATACACTTTAACTAATCTGAACCAAATGAATCAATGCGATGCAATGTAATGCAATGCATATCCTGTGTACACACCTACCGAACAATGGCTTCAAGGTCCGGACCCATGGGGGAGTCACAAGGTCCATGtactgtgcaggcgtgcactccgatctcaatcaatatattttgcaggcgtgcactccgatcccaataTATATACTGTCTAGGCatgcactccgatcccaataaatatactgTCTAAGCGTGCACTTCAATCCCAATAAATATACTGTGCAGGtgtgcactccgatcccaataaatatatataatattgtgcaGGCGTACACTCTGATCCCATATGAAATGCAATGCATGATGTGCAGACGTGCAACTCCGAcccaaatcatcaataaaatcaaGCAAAGCGCTTCGTGTCTTAAATCAAATCAGacatcaatttcaaagtcaactCAACTTATCAAGTGAGAATATCATCATTAGCTagctttttcaataatttatttaccaTAACCAATCAGTCCATTAGGCTAACAAATAGGAAAAAACAGTTTAAACATACAATTAACTTATTTATCCCCTCTAGCAACACTGGTACCCGCATAGATGCTCGTCACAATCACTTATACGAGACCCCTAATTCCCATTACACATAACTAACATATATTCAAATAAGCACTTTTAAAAAGAGTCTAAGAAAAATCTCAACTTGCCTCAAACCGAAGCTCAATCGTCAATCAATAAACTTGCCCTTACGTGAAGCTTTTGAATGGTCCAAATCTGTCCAAATACATATTCCCCGTGAAAATACAAATCTAATAACTCCCATATTGCTATATTTAACTCAAAAAATAgtcaaatctcaattttcatgaatttcagaTATCGAACTAACTCTTATAATCATCTACACAAACCATATCTCCATGACTCCATATCACCATTCGCACTTCATTAGAGAATACCATATCTAATATGTCACTATCATATCtcagaataaaaatttaaatcaaaatcctaaaataaacaattgaaaTAGTAATTTATATTAATTGTCAAATTAAATCTCTAAAAAAAAGGCCATCATAATTACTACCAGTGATGACCTATTAGGACTTCTTAATCATAACccacttattttaattatagaaTAAACAAAATTTTCCCTACTATGTTGTATTGTTACTTTAACTTCACGttgttgacacttaatttttgtccttcacgactaaatttaatcttaagtttttttgatttttaataaaattaaaatatttatttcatccgaataaaaatttattaaatatatttgtacgtaattttatcattttaagtagtgattataatttatcgtattcaattatacgagattttataattttgttacttaaatatttattttatgaaatattggattttaatcaaggcttagagattcaaatgattaaagttttgatttaaatataatttactctcaaaaaataatttattcggataaatatgtgtttgattttataaaatcaagaagcccGGGATTAAAGGAAGCATTAATTCacatcgaatttcaatttaatttagccaatctattagatttggccataattgaaatcaaattggccataattgtaatgcaatccgtcaattgatttctaatttggtcaaaattaaataaatatggctaaattttaaatcccaattggggttatattttaaataacccaaaattctcaaaaactctccTAACTTCTACCTagttccaaaaaaaataatttcaaattgtactacattgtactatttcccccaactttgtctttttccaattttgaaattcaaaagttgtactacgttgtacaatttccccccacattatctttcgcctcaccttatcttcaattttaaaatttcaaaaacacccttaattactttttctcccacattggtggatgacaagaaataaatcttcatcctttgctataaatacttttctcccacattggtggaagagagaaaaaaaaaatctcattctcttctataaatactaccactactttggtaaaAAATGGgggaaaatgaaagaaaaaaaaaggctagaaaggtgaaaatttctttttgagcaaaatagttatttttatttagtaaaaatttttgtttcatagagttggtcggctaataaaaaatttcaagttgccAGCGACGTTTTTtaggtggtggttgattccgacgaaactcgtagtctcgttttgctgcccccccCAAAAGGTAagcacatcttttttttttttttttttttagtttttattatcgttttcttcttcatagtttGTTGCTGGGATTGTATGCTGTAGATGGCCTTAAAGTCCCtgggacgttgtggtatcgatattctaattattttcatgttcatgatataaaaataagctAATAATAGTTgtatatgtctttttttttttactttattctttgattattttggataaagtttcaatctttgcttaaaatgtgtatttatgctttgtttaaactcattgttgttggatatatttgtttttagcatgtaaagttattttctttatgttgaaaagaatagttaatgttgaatgtttcgccttttcaccttattctttgattattttggagaaagtttagatctttgcttgaaaaacataatcatgtcttgtttaaactcattattgttgaatatgtttaattttagcatgtaaaattattttctttatgttgaaaagaatcgttaatattgattgttttgccttttgaccttattctttgattattttggataaaatttagatctttacttgaaaagtcatacccatgtcttgtttaaactcattgttggtagatatatttgtttttatcatgtaaagttatttcctttatgttgaaaagaatggttaatattgattgttttgtcttttgcctttattctttgattgccatgtataaagttttgatttttgctcaaaagacaaactcatgtcttgtttaaatttattgttggcggatatgtttgttttagctataaagttgtttcttttatgttgaaaaaatagttactattgtttgtttcgccttaataaaaatagcaattgattaaatcaagaatttttcatttacttgttaattattttaagggatctccaaaatcttcatataagagatgaagtgctggctttatttttcaaatttgtcaaaatgatgagaaagttcgaaTTTTTATggttaaatagaattatttagatatttttgagtcatacatagtatgattgtgaaacaatatttcacttttagaaatgctaaactttattctaattttcttgcgccctttggattgttatatgtgctctttgtgagtgAAAAACTTGATTCGTGTATCtcattgattcataatatcaaaggagaatcaacgatgtcttagaaatacAAACCATAGGTCATTAcacattttttttcataaaattttgattgtaatttatatgtatgaattttcgttaatgccgtcttaattgaaatttaaagactctcttgcttgaaaagttaacctttattttcttttgttatatggattaatatttatgtttgttcaattttagaagtcatgagtattttccttGTTGCCTCGTCCCTTCATTTTCGGAAGattacgttgtttgtttcttgcattaattcattgaatatgaccttcttccttttacctttattcattcttgtatgaacataaatcataaggcatgtaagtgggtgtctttgctttgcattttatttgttgactttcATTTTTGTGAAGTGtacttatcattgtcattcaaaattggttcttgatattttcttttactttgaaatatgtcacttttatgccttgaatgtatattgatttctttatcttttctttgcatgcaaaaaaaatgTCTCGAGCCCAAATGGATTCCTCTCCACTTGCATtttgtaatgggccaatgaggtctaccccttcgagtcaagttcgaagtttaaacccgaggtccactacatggcgtgcgggtgctagaagatagaagaagaaggaaaatgagtcaaaacccattgatgagggtcattaagagacttgaaaagtctcaatttttattattatcttctttttatttattcatttagtcatttatttattcgttcatttcggcctcgaagccaaagtcgtatttaatataggtggagcacgactcgagccaaaggctcgaaaaatagtttaggacaggtgaaatggatcggaagcccaactagattaggacaggtctcgttgatttgggctcaatggcctaaa comes from Capsicum annuum cultivar UCD-10X-F1 chromosome 2, UCD10Xv1.1, whole genome shotgun sequence and encodes:
- the LOC107860613 gene encoding alpha-dioxygenase 1, giving the protein MSFVLETLKNLLLSYLRNFIHKDFHATVERMTLIDKISFTMIHFVDTLKMWHRLPVFLGLFYLAIRRHLHQQYNLINVGRTPTGVRSNPADYPYRTADGKYNDPFNDASGSEFSFFGRNMMPVDQNNELTKPDPMVVATKLLARKKFIDTGKQFNMIAVAWIQFMIHDWIDHLEDTQQIELKAPEEVASECPLKSFKFYKSKKNSTGFYEIKTGHLNRRTPWWDGSVIYGSDEDVLKKVRTFKDGKLKLSADGLLEQDSNGKIISGDVRNPWAGLLALQALFVHEHNLVCDTLKKEYPELEDEDLYRHARLVTSAVIAKIHTIDWTVELIKTDTLLAGMRANWYGLLGKRFKDVFGHVGGSILGGIVGMKKPQNYGVPYSLTEEFTSVYRMHQLLPEKLQLRNVDAAPGPNKSLPLINEIPMEDLIRVKGEEHLSKVGFIKQMVSMGHQASGALELWNYPVWMRNLIAQDVDGTDRPDHVDLAALEIYRDRERNVARYNEFRRRMLQIPISKWEDLTDDEEAIKTLREVYGDNVEEMDLLVGMAAEKKLKGFAISETAFFIFLLMASRRLEADRFFTSNYNEETYTKKGLEWANTTESLKDVLDRHYPGMTEKWMNSNSAFSVWDSSPEPPNPIPIYFRIPKQ